TCTCGGCGAAGTTGCCGAGGGTCAGGTCGAGGATGGTCGTGTCCCCGTCGACCGGCACCAGTGCCTTGGGCAGGGTGTCGGTGTAGGGGCGCAGACGCCGTCCGGCGCCGGCAGCCAGCACGAGGCCGATCATGCGGGTTCTCCTTCATCGTGTACGGCGGGTGCTTGGGAGGACACCCAGAAGCGGATGCTCTCGGCGAGCACCAGCAGCGCCAGGACCACAGCAAGGGCCGTCAGCGCGATTGTGAAACCTGAGGGGGACAGCGCGGCAGCGAGGACGGTGACCACGAGGATCCGTCCCTCGGCGCCGCCGGTCGCCCGGACCAGCCACCGCGGGGGGGCTCCGGTGCCACCGCGGATGCGGTAGACCGTGTCGTAGTGATGGTAGGCGACCGCCGCGACCAGCCCGAACGCCGCGGGCAGGGCCCCGGGGACGTCCGCGCGGGCGGCCAGCACCAGGATCGTGACGTACTCGCCGGCCCGGAAGAACGGCGGTACGAGCCAGTCGAGGGCGCCCTTGAGCGGGCGGGAGACGGCCGCACCGGCCAGCAGCGCCGAGGCGGCGGCCACGCCGACGGTGAGCCAGGACGAGGGGTCGTCCTCGAAGATCACCCAGATCAGCAGCACCGCGGCCGAGAGAAACGCCATAGCGGGGGCGAGGTAGGAACCGGTCCGGCCCCGGCCGCGCGTACCGCGGGCGATCAGCTCGGCGACCGGCCCCGAGTCGGCGAGGTCGGCCAGCGCCTGGGCGGCGCGGTCGGTGCGCCGGGCCCGCCGGGTCAGCGAGCGCAGCACGCGTCCCGCGGTGGTGTAGCAGGCGGCCAGCGCACAGACGACGAGCAGGGCGTAGAAGACGATGCGCGGGGTGGTGAGGGCGGTGAGCACGGCGATCATGGCCCAGCGCTCGCCGATCGGCAGCACGATCATCCGGCGTACCCAGACCGTCCAGCCGACGCTGTCGAGCTTGTCGGAGAGCGCGGCGGTCGGGCTGGTGTTGGCCGTGGCGTCGTGGTTCGCCTCGTTGAAGGAGAAGTCGACGACGTGGCGGCAGGTCTGCAGCACCATCGCGCCGAGCGCCAGCGCCCATACGTCGTCCCCGCCGCGCGCGGCGCCCAGGGCCAGGCCCGCGTAGTACGCGTACTCCTTGGCCCGGTCGAAGGTGGCGTCCAGCCAGGCACCCAGCGTCGAGTACTGCAGGGAGTAGCGGGCGAGCTGCCCGTCGGTGCAGTCCAGGACGAAGGAGAAGAGCAGCAGCAGGCCGGCCGCGACGAAGCCGCCGCGGGTGCCGGTGGCCGCGCAGCCCGCCGCGATCAGCGCGGTGAGCAGCGAGGCCGTGGTGACCTGGTTGGGGGTGAGGCCGCGGCGCGCGCACCAGCGGGCGAGGTAGCGGGAGTACGGGCTGATGCCGAAGGTCGTGAAGAACCCGTCGCGGGACTTCACGGCGGTGCGCAGCCGTACCGCCTCGTCGTCGACGGCGGCGACCGCCTCCCGTGCCTCCTCGCGCCGGGCGGGCGTGAGGGCGACGGTGGCGACCAGGCTGCCCAGCTCGACGCGGTGCAGGCCGACGGCGTCGTGGTCCAGGGACTCGGTGAGCGTCTCGGTCAGCACGTCCGTGAGGTGGGCGGTGCCGGCGCCGACCGGGATCCGGCCGACCGCGCGGGCCAGCGCGGGTCGCGCCTCGGGCTGGACGGTGAGCGCACCGGGCACGGCGGCGGCCGGGAAGCGGGGGTCGGTCAGCGCGAGCCGGAGCGCGTGCAGATGCCCCACGAAGCGGGGATCGACGACGGCGATCCGCTGCTGCGCGGGCAGGCCGGCGATCAGCTCGGCCACCGACGCGGGGTCGTTCGCCGTACGGACGTCAAAGCCCAGCGTGCGCAGGTCGGCTTCGAGCGGCGACCCGGCGACCGGCGAACCGGTGAGGATGGCGGTCGACAGACGAACTCACTCCTTGGATGCTGACAAGGCAGCACGGGCCGGTTCGCAGTCGATCCGCATTCGATACGAACTACCCGGGCAGCGGGCGTGGCACACCTGGCGCCCGGTGGGCTGGGGTGGCACGTCGGCAGAGGCTATCGGATCGCCGGATGCGGCCGTTCACCGCACATTCACCGCACGATCGAGTGACCGACGGCTGCGCCTGCCGCGATCATCATGGTGGATCGGGGGGCGCATGAACAACTGGCCAGGGGCCCGGCGTCCGATCCGGTGCCGGTTATGAGCGGGCTGGTCACAGGGCGGGCGGGTTGTGCCGGGGCAGGTGCGGCACCAGCCGTCCCGGGCCCGGCAAAGATCATCGCTCCCGCCGCGGCCGGCGGGCCGCGCCACCCGGCGCCGGCCGCACCCGACGGGCCGGCGGGCGCGAATGTGGCCCCTTTCACGGCGGACGCACAGCGGTTCGCCGACGGGCGCGCGCGGCGTACGGCGCGCGGGCGGTGTGGCGCCGCGCACCCGCTGTGCCGCTGATCAGGGCCCGGCTAGGGCAGACTTGACGTCGTAGACCGACGACAAGGATGGGCATGCCGATCACACCTGCCAACGGACAGACCACCGCGAACGCGGCGGTGACCACACCGGGCGGCGCCGCCGAACCGATCATGCTGGAACTGGTCGACGAGGACGGTCGGACGATCGGCACCGCGGAGAAGCTCGCGGCGCACCAGCCTCCGGGCCAGCTGCACCGGGCGTTCTCGGTCTTCCTCTTCGACGAGAAGGGCCGGCTGCTGCTCCAGCGCCGGGCGCTGGGGAAGTACCACTCCCCCGGTGTGTGGTCCAACACCTGCTGCGGTCACCCCTACCCCGGTGAGGCGCCGTTCGTCGCCGCGGCCCGCCGCACCACGGAGGAGCTGGGGCTCGCCCCCGCGCTGCTGGCCGAGGCGGGCACGGTGCGTTACAACCACCCGGACCCGGACTCCGGGCTCGTGGAGCAGGAGTACAACCACCTGTTCGTGGGGCTGGTGCGGACCGAGCCCGCGCCGGACCCCGAGGAGGTCGGCGAGATCGCGTTCGTGACGCCGCAGGAGCTGGCCGAGCGGCACGCCGCGGCGCCGTTCTCCTCGTGGTTCATGACCGTGCTGGACGCGGCCCGTCCGGCGGTGCGTGAACTCACCGGGCAGTCGGCGGGCTGGTAGCGAGCGGGGTGAGCGGGAGTTCGGCCCAGATGGCCTTGCCTCCGTTCACCGTGTGCTCGACGTCGCATTTGCCGCCCGCCTCGGCCGTGAGCGTCTTGACCAGCCACAGCCCGCGGCCGCCGACATCCCCCTCCTCCGCCTCCAGCGCCTTGGGGCGGTAGGGGTGGTTGTCCTCGACCGCGACCCGGAGCCAGTTCGCGCCGATGGTGACCTGCACGGCGATCTGCGGCGAGAGCAGGGCGGCGTGCCGGACGGCGTTGGTGACGAGTTCGGAGACGATGAGCAGCAGGCCGTCCATGATCTCGGCGGCCACGGGCACGCGCTGTTCGGCGAGCAGGTCCCGGACCGCGTGGCGGGCCTGGGGCACCGAAGCCTCCAGTGCCGGGGCGGTGAACCGCCAGACGCCTTCGTACGCGAGCGGGGAGGTCAGCTCTTCAGGGGGTTCTGCGGGGGGTCCGGAAGGCATCCTCACAGGAAGAGTGTTGAGAATGCGTTGGTCCGTACCGGCCTGCTGAACGCAAGTCAGCACCTATCGACACCTTGTGGCCGATTCGGAGTGATTTGATCGGCGAGGTGACCGATCCTGTCCTCTTTGTTCCTGCTTCACGGAACCCCCAGGAAGAGCGACCGTACGATCCACGCCATCGGGACGCACCGGAGCCTTCCGGTCACAGCAGCCGCACACAGCACAGCAGGCCCGGTGCCTGAGCACCGGACCTGCTGTACACATCAGTAGCGGGGACAGGATTTGAACCTGCGACCTCTGGGTTATGAGCCCAGCGAGCTACCGAGCTGCTCCACCCCGCGTCGGTTGCCCCTACCTTACGGGTCGGCGACCTCAGGACCAAATCGATAATCACAACGGGCGTACGGAGAGGCTCCGTGCCTGGTCAGACGGCCCGGTCGGTGATCCTGCCGGCCTCCACCCCGATCCGGCGCGTGGTGTGCACCGCCTTGAGCATCCGGCGGTCGTGCGTGACCAGCAGCAGGGTGCCCCGGTACGACGCGAGCGCGGACTCCAGCTGCTCGATGGCGGGCAGGTCGAGGTGGTTGGTCGGCTCGTCCAGGACCAGCAGGTTGACCCCGCGGCCCTGAAGGAGCGCCAGCGCGGCACGGGTGCGCTCCCCCGGCGACAGGGTGCGCGCCGGGCGCAGCACATGCGCCGCCTTCAGCCCGAACTTGGCGAGCAGGGTGCGCACATCGGCCGGCGAGAGGTCGGGGACGGCAGCCCGGAAGGCGTCCATCAGGGGCGCGTCGCCCAGGAACAGCCCCCTGGCCTGGTCGACCTCGCCGACCACCACACCGGGGCCGAGCGTGGCCTGCCCGGTGTCCAGCGGCAGCCGGCCGAGGAGGGCGGCGAGCAGGGTGGACTTGCCGGAGCCGTTGGGACCGGTGATGGCGACCCGGTCGGCCCAGTCGATCTGCAGGTCGACCGGCCCGAAGGTGAAATCACCGCGTCGGACGCCGGCGTCCCGGAGGGTGGCCACGACCGCGCCGGCGCGCGGCGCGGCGGCGATCTCCATCCGCAGCTCCCACTCCTTGCGGGGCTCCTCGACGACCTCCATCCGCTCGATCAGGCGCTGGGTCTGCTTGGCCTTGGCCGCCTGCTTCTCGGTGGCCTCCACCCGGCCCTTGCGGGCGATCTTGTCGTTGTCGGTGGCCTTGCGGCGGGCGTTCCTGACGCCCTTCTCCATCCAGTTGCGCTGGATGTGCGCGCGGGTCTCCAGGGCGGCCTTGGTCTCGGCGTACTCCTCGTACTGCTCGCGTGCGTGCCGCCGGGCCCGCTCGCGCTCCTCCAGGTAGGAGGCGTAGCCGCCGCCGTAGCTGTTGACCTGCTGCTGGGCGAGGTCGAGCTCGACGACGCGGTTGACCGTACGGGTCAGGAACTCGCGGTCGTGGCTGACCAGGACGGTGCCGGCGCGCAGTCCGGTGACGAACTCCTCCAGCCGCTGCAGGCCGTCCAGGTCCAGGTCGTTGGTGGGCTCGTCCAGCAGGAAGACGTCGTAACGGGAGAGCAGCAGGGAGGCGAGCGAGGCGCGGGCGGCCTGGCCGCCGGAGAGCGCGGTCATCGGCTGGTCGAGGCCGATGGAGAGGCCGAGCTGGGCCGCGGTCTCCTCGGCGCGCTCGTCGAGGTCGGCGGCGCCGAGGTCGAGCCAGCGCGTGAAGGCCGTGTCGTAGGCGTCGTCGGCGCCGGGGCGCTCCTCGGCCAGCGCCTCGGTGGCGGCGTCCAGGGCGCGCTGGGCGTCGGCCACGCCGGTGCGGCGGGCGAGGAAGGCCCGTACGGTCTCCCCGGGGCGGCGGTCGGGCTCCTGCGGGAGGTGGCCGACGGTGGCGGTGGGCGGGCTGAGGGAGAGCTTGCCCTCCTCCGGGGTGTCCAGGCCGGCCAGCAGGCGCAGCAGGGTGGACTTGCCCGCTCCGTTGGCGCCGACGAGGCCGATCACATCGCCGGGGGCGACGACGAGATCCAGGCCGGAGAACAGGACGCGCTCGCCGTGGCCGGCGGCGAGGTCTTTGGCGACGAGAGTTGCTGACATCAGGCCGCCGATCGTATCCGGCCGGCACGTCGGTGGTCGCTCTAATATCCGGGCATGGAACCGGGTCTCACGACGCACGTCAGCGACGGCACAGCGACCGTCACCATCAGCAACACGGGCAAGCGCAATGCGATGACCGTCCGGATGTGGCGGGATCTGCCGCCCCTGCTGGACCGGCTGGCCGGCGACCGCGCCGTACGGGCGCTGGTGCTGACCGGCGACGGCGGCACGTTCTGCGCGGGTGCGGACATCGGCTCGCTGCGCGGGGACGCGGCGGGCGAGTCGCAGGGCCTGGCGGTGGCGACCGAGGAGGCGCTGGCGGCCTTCCCCAAGCCGACGCTGGCGGCGATACGCGGCTACTGCGTCGGCGGCGGCGCCCAGTTGGCGGCCGCCTGCGATCTGCGGTTCGCGGAGGAGGGCGCGCTGTTCGGCGTGACGCCGGCCAAGCTGGGGGTGGTCTATCCGGCGTCCGCCACCCGGCGGCTGGTCCGGCTGGTGGGGCCGGCCACGGCCAAGTACCTGTTGTTCTCGGGCGAGTTGATCGACTGCGCGCGGGCGCTGCGGACCGGGCTGGTGGACGAGGTGCTGGCCGAGGGCGAGCTGGCCAAGCGGGTGGCGGAGTTCTCGGTCGTACTGGCGAGCCGGTCGCTGCTGACCCAGACCGCGGCGAAGGAGCTGGCCAACGGGACCTGGGACGTGCCGCCCGCCGAGGCCGAGGAGCGCGGTGCCCACTGGGCCGCGCAGGCGCGCGCGAGCGGCGACACCGCGGAGGGTGCCGCCGCCTTCCTGGAGCGCCGGGCGCCGCGCTTCACCTGGCCCGCGCCCTGACGCGGGACCGGCGCCGCGGGCGCCCCCGGCCGGCCGGGACTACTCCTGGCCGCTCAGCACGAACCGGGTGCGGTCCCGCAGCAGCGCGGTGACCTCGGCCGGTGCCTTCTCCGGTGCGCCCGCGTCGTAGGGCGGCTGCGGGTCGTACTCGATGCCGAGCTGGATCGTCTGGGCCACGGTGTCCCCGGCGATCCGGCCGGCCAGCCGCAGGCCCATGTCGATGCCGGACGAGACGCCGGCCGCCGTCACGTACTTGCCGTCGAAGACCACCCGTTCCCCGGTCGGCTCGGCGCCGAGGCCGGGCAGCTGGTCCAGTGCCAGCCAGTGGGAGGTCGCCCGGCGCCCCCGGAGCAGGCCGGCGGCGCCGAGGATCAGCGAGCCGGTGCACACCGAGGTGGTCCAGGTGGTGCCGGCGTCCACCGCGCGGATCCACTCGTGCAGCGGGCCGTCCGCCATCAGCGCGGTCTGCCCCGGGCCGCCGGGCACGACGAGGATGTCCGGGGCGGTGACCTCACCGAGCGCGGCGTCGGCGACCAGGCCGAGCGCGCCGAGATCACTGCGGTGGGTGCCGGCGCGCTCGCCGACGAACACCGTCTCGGCTCCCGGGATCCTGCTCAGGGTCTCGTACGGGCCGATGGCGTCCAGGGCGGTGAAGCGGTCGTAGAGAAGGATGGCGATCTGCATGTCGGCTCCTGGTGTCGAGGAATCGCGGAAAGGGTCAGGGGAAGCCCGGCGGGGGTCAGACCGGCCGGGGCTGCGGTGCGGCCGGCTGGAAGCGGCGGCGGTACTCCGCCGGGGAGGCGCCCAGGACCCGCAGGAAGGCGCGGCGCATCGCCTCGGGGGTGCCGTAGCCGCAGCGGCGCGCGACCTGCTCGACGCCGTCGACGGTGTCCTCCAGGTGGCGGCGGGCCGCCTCCAGCCGCACCAGGTCGACGTAGCGCCCCGGCGTCATGCCGACCTCGTCGCGGAACGCCCGGGCGAAGTGCCGCGGCGAGAGCCCCGCACGGTCGGCGAGGGCGTCGACGGACAGGTCCGCGGCCGGGTTCTCTGTGATCCAGTGCTGTACGTCGCGCAACGGCCGCCGCTGCGCGGTCTGGGCCGCCAACTGGGCGCTGAACTGGGTCTGGTTGCCGGGACGCCGCAGGAAGACCACCAGGTGCCGGGCGACGGTCAGCGCGAGATCGCGGCCGAGGTCCTCCTCCACCAGGGCCAGCGCCAGGTCGATACCGGCGGTCACGCCCGCCGAGGTCGCCAGATCGCCGTCGCGTACGTAGATCGGTTCGGGCTCGACGCGCACGGCCGGGAACCGCTCGGCGAGGGTGTCGCAGAGCATCCAGTGGGTCGTCGCGCGGCGGCCGTCGAGCAGGCCGGTCCCGGCCAGCAGCAGCGCCCCGCTGCACACCGAGACCTTGCGCCGGGCACGGTGGGCGTTCCCCCGCAGCCATGCGGTCAGCCGGGGGTCGGGCGCACGGGTGCCCTCGCCGCCGGGCACCAGCAGGGTGTGCGGCGCCGGGGCGTCGGCGAGCGCGAGGTCGGGGACGAGGGTCAGTCCGCTCGTCGTGCGGACCGGAGCGGCGTCGAGGGCGGCGGTGCGGATCCGGTAGGCACCCGGGGCCGCCCGGTCCGCCCCGTTGAAGACCTCGACCGGGCCGGTGACGTCGAGGGCCTGCACGCCGTCGAAGAGGACGACCAGCACATCGCGCTGTTCCATGGCTCCATCCTGGGCAGCGGACCGGTTGGCCGCAATGACAGGTTTCCCACCTTTCCTGCCATGCCGCGGCACGGGGAGCCGGCCGTGCCCGCGGGCGGAGCGGGCCCGGTGCGGCGCCCGGCGCCCTGGCGCCACGCCCATACCGACGGGTCGGTACCCTGCCCCGTATGACCTCTTCCAGCGCTCTGCCCGAGCAGGCCGGCCGCGCCTGTCACAACGTCGTCAACCCCTTCCACTCCACGCACTACTTCGCGCCGGAGCTGCCCGCCGAGATGGCCGCGCTCGGCATCGAGGACCGCAGCGCGAGCTACTTCGCCTGCCGCAGCGCGGCCATGGGCGCGGTCGGCCCCGGCACCGTCACGGCCACCTTCTACAACTTCAACCACGAACTGATCGCCCGGCACGTACCGCACGTCTGGTCCGTCACCACGCCCGAGCAGGTGCTCGCCGCCCGGCTGCGCGCCGCGGACGCCACGCTGCGCCGGCTGCTCGGTGACGCGGCGGTGGAGTCGCCGGAGATGGCGGAGGCGGCGAAGCTGGCGCTGCGCGCCACCGAGGGCTGCACCCCGCAGGCCCGGCCGCTGTACGCCGCGCACGCCGACCTGCCCGTGCCGGACGCCCCGCACCTGGCCTACTGGCACGCCGCGACGCTGCTGCGCGAACACCGCGGCGACGGCCACCTGCTGGCGCTGCTGGACGCCGAACTGGACGGACCGGAGGCGCTGGTCACGCACAACGCCAGCGGCCGGGGCATGAGCTTCAAGGGCGTCATGGCCACCCGCGGCTGGTCCGAGGACGACTGGCAGGCGGCCCAGGAGCGGCTGCGGACCCGCGGGCTCCTGGATGCCGAGGGCGAGTTGACCGAGGCCGGTGTCCAGCTGCGCAAGGACCTGGAGCGCAGGACGGACCGGCTGGACCGGGGACCGTACGCGCACCTCGGCGCCGAGGGCGTGGCGCGGCTGACCGAGCTGGCCACCGGCTTCACCACCACCGCCATGAACGCCGGCGCGTTCCCCGCGGTGATGTTCGGCAAGTAGGGCCCTCCGGCAGCTCGGCAGGAAGAGCCCGCGGGGGCGGGCCCGGGGTGTGCGTGCGGCTTCTCACACCCCGGCGCTCCCGGCCGGGCGGTGCGACACCCCGGGCCGCCAACCGGCACAATGCAGGCTCCAAGCACGAGCTGGAAGGCGGGACAGGATCAAGGTGACGGCATCCACTGAGCCCATCGGGGCCCTCGGGTCCATCGAAGCGCGGATCGCCGGGGAGCTCGGCGTCAAGGAGCGGCAGGTGAAGGCCGCGGTCGAACTGCTCGACGGGGGCTCGACCGTCCCGTTCATCGCGCGCTACCGCAAGGAAGCGACCGAGATGCTCGACGACGCGCAACTGCGCTCGCTGGAGGAGCGGCTGCGCTACCTGCGGGAGCTGGAGGAACGGCGGACCGCGATCCTGGAGTCCGTACGGTCCCAGGGCAAGCTGGACGCCGCCCTGGAGGCGCAGATCCGCGGCGCCGAGTCCAAGGCCCGGCTGGAGGACATCTACCTCCCGTTCAAGCCCAAGCGGCGGACCAAGGCGCAGATCGCGCGGGAGGCGGGCCTGGAGCCGCTCGCCGACGGCCTGCTCGGCGACCCGTCGGTGGAACCGGCCGCGGCCGCCGCGGCGTTCGTGGACGCCGACAAGGGCGTCGCCGACGCGGCGGCCGCCCTGGAAGGCGCCCGGGCCATCCTGACCGAGCGGTTCAGCGAGGACGCCGACCTGATCGGCGAGCTGCGCGAGCGGATGTGGACGCGCGGGCGGGTCGCGGCGAAGGTGCGCGAGGGCAAGGAGGAGGCCGGCGCCAAGTTCGCCGACTACTTCGACTTCGCGGAGCCGTTCACCGAACTGCCCTCGCACCGGGTGCTGGCGATGCTCCGCGGCGAGAAGGAGGAGATCCTCGACCTCACCCTGGAGCCCGAGGACCCGTCGGCGGCCACCGAGGGCCCCAGCTCCTACGAGCAGTCCCTCGCCCACCGCTTCGGCATCGCCGACCGGGGGCGTCCGGCCGACAAGTGGCTGCAGGACACCGTGCGCTGGGCCTGGCGCACCCGCGTCCTGGTGCACCTCGGCCTCGACCTGCGGCTGCGGCTGCGGCAGGCCGCCGAGGACGAGGCGGTACGGGTCTTCGCCGCCAACCTGCGCGACCTGCTGCTGGCGGCGCCGGCCGGCACCCGCGCCACGATGGGCCTGGACCCCGGTTTCCGTACGGGCGTGAAGGTCGCGGTGGTGGACGCGACCGGCAAGGTGGCCGCCACGGACACCATCTACCCCCACGTACCGCAGCAGAAGTGGGACGCCGCACTGGCCACCCTGACGAAGCTGGCCCGCGAGCACGACGTCGAGCTGATCGCGATCGGCAACGGCACCGCCTCCCGCGAGACCGACAAGCTGGCGGCCGATCTGATCGCCGCCCAGCCGGAGCTGAAGCTGACCAAGGTGATGGTGTCCGAGGCGGGCGCCTCGGTGTACTCCGCCTCGGCCTTCGCCTCCCAGGAACTGCCCGAGCTGGACGTCTCGCTGCGCGGCGCGGTGTCCATCGCCCGCCGCCTCCAGGACCCGCTCGCCGAACTCGTCAAGATCGATCCCAAGTCGATCGGCGTCGGTCAGTACCAGCACGACCTGTCCGAGGTGAAGCTGTCGCGTTCGCTGGACGCGGTGGTGGAGGACTGCGTGAACGGCGTCGGTGTGGACGTCAACACCGCCTCCGCGCCGCTGCTCTCGCGAGTGTCGGGCATCGGCTCCGGCCTCGCCGAGAACATCGTCGCGCACCGCGACAGCAACGGCCCGTTCCGCTCCCGCAAGGCCCTCAAGGACGTGGCGCGGCTCGGCCCGAAGGCGTACGAGCAGTGCGCGGGCTTCCTGCGGATCCGCGGCGGCGACGACCCGCTGGACGCCTCCAGCGTGCACCCCGAGGCGTACCCGGTGGTCCGCCGGATGGTGAAGTCGGCGGGCACCGAGGTGGGTTCGCTGATCGGCAACACGTCGGCGCTGCGCGCCCTGAAGCCCGCCGACTTCGTCGACGACTCCTTCGGCCTGCCGACGGTCACCGACATCCTGCAGGAGCTGGAGAAGCCGGGCCGCGACCCGCGCCCGGTCTTCAAGACCGCGACCTTCAAGGAGGGCGTGGAGAAGATCGGCGATCTGCAGCCCGGGATGCTCCTGGAGGGCGTGGTGACCAATGTCGCAGCCTTCGGGGCGTTCGTGGACGTCGGCGTCCACCAGGACGGCCTGGTCCATGTCTCGGCGATGTCGCGGAACTTCGTCAAGGACCCGCGGGACGTGGTCAAGCCGGGCGACATCGTGCGGGTCAAGGTGCTCGACGTCGACATCCCGCGCAAGCGGATCGCGCTGACGCTCCGGCTGGACGACGAGCACGGCAACAGCCCCTCCTCGGGCGGCGGTGAACGCCGCGGCGGAGCGGGCGGCGGCCGGGGTCCGCGCGAGGGCTCCCGGGGCGGTGCGCCGCGCCAGCGGCAGGGCGGCGGCGGCCAGCGGCAGGGTGGCGGCGGCCAGCGTGGTGGCGACCGCCGTGGCGGCGGCCGTGACGCCGGGCCCGCCAACGACGCGATGGCGGACGCCCTCCGCCGCGCCGGCCTCCTCGGCAAGGAGGGACGCGGGCGGTGAGCCCGCACCGGGGGTGAGGGGGCGGCGCTGCGCCGCTTCGTGCCGCGGGTGGCGCTTTCCCGCTTCGTGCCGCGGGTGGCGCCTTCCCCTTCGTGCCGAGGGCCGCGCTCGCGTCGTCGGCGCTCCCCCCGCCCCCTCCCCCTTCGGGGGAGGGGGCGGGGGGTGGGTTCGGGGTGGGGGGTGCCACGGGCGGCGAAACTCATCGCGAGCCGGGCGAGTGCCGCGACGGCCCGCGCCGGTAATTGCGTGGACGAGCCGCGCCTCGTCTCGTTAGCCTGCGCGCATGTCCAGCCCCGAGGCGTCAAGACGCTAGCCACCGGCCGTCCGGTGGCTCCTCGCGTCGGCCTGCCGTAGCCGCATCCTCGGGTGCGCCGGCCGGCCGCGCTCGCCTGCCCTCGGATCGCCGTGCCGCGGCCTGTCTTTGCGACCTGTTCGGTGCCGGTCCCCCGGCGTCCCGGTCG
The sequence above is a segment of the Streptomyces lydicus genome. Coding sequences within it:
- a CDS encoding Tex family protein, whose translation is MTASTEPIGALGSIEARIAGELGVKERQVKAAVELLDGGSTVPFIARYRKEATEMLDDAQLRSLEERLRYLRELEERRTAILESVRSQGKLDAALEAQIRGAESKARLEDIYLPFKPKRRTKAQIAREAGLEPLADGLLGDPSVEPAAAAAAFVDADKGVADAAAALEGARAILTERFSEDADLIGELRERMWTRGRVAAKVREGKEEAGAKFADYFDFAEPFTELPSHRVLAMLRGEKEEILDLTLEPEDPSAATEGPSSYEQSLAHRFGIADRGRPADKWLQDTVRWAWRTRVLVHLGLDLRLRLRQAAEDEAVRVFAANLRDLLLAAPAGTRATMGLDPGFRTGVKVAVVDATGKVAATDTIYPHVPQQKWDAALATLTKLAREHDVELIAIGNGTASRETDKLAADLIAAQPELKLTKVMVSEAGASVYSASAFASQELPELDVSLRGAVSIARRLQDPLAELVKIDPKSIGVGQYQHDLSEVKLSRSLDAVVEDCVNGVGVDVNTASAPLLSRVSGIGSGLAENIVAHRDSNGPFRSRKALKDVARLGPKAYEQCAGFLRIRGGDDPLDASSVHPEAYPVVRRMVKSAGTEVGSLIGNTSALRALKPADFVDDSFGLPTVTDILQELEKPGRDPRPVFKTATFKEGVEKIGDLQPGMLLEGVVTNVAAFGAFVDVGVHQDGLVHVSAMSRNFVKDPRDVVKPGDIVRVKVLDVDIPRKRIALTLRLDDEHGNSPSSGGGERRGGAGGGRGPREGSRGGAPRQRQGGGGQRQGGGGQRGGDRRGGGRDAGPANDAMADALRRAGLLGKEGRGR